A part of bacterium genomic DNA contains:
- a CDS encoding SPOR domain-containing protein, giving the protein MVRIGPVFDRDRATAVAKQLATAGFVQSQITMQPGYRVVSEPLPRKAAEDLMATLARRGIRSSIEPATGESVQLIFGIATSQADAETLSSRIAAAGYDAWIRESPVYILRLGPYPQVSVNAITGVVRAGAPEAIVVTDPASTP; this is encoded by the coding sequence ATGGTTCGGATCGGCCCGGTTTTTGATCGCGACCGCGCGACGGCCGTCGCGAAGCAACTGGCGACGGCGGGATTCGTCCAGTCACAGATCACCATGCAGCCGGGATATCGGGTGGTCTCCGAGCCGCTGCCGCGGAAGGCGGCGGAGGATCTTATGGCCACGCTGGCCCGTCGAGGGATACGCAGCTCTATCGAACCGGCGACGGGTGAATCGGTTCAGCTGATTTTCGGCATCGCTACGTCACAGGCGGACGCGGAAACGTTGTCGAGCCGTATCGCGGCCGCGGGATACGATGCCTGGATCCGCGAGAGTCCGGTCTACATCTTGCGCCTGGGGCCATACCCGCAGGTGTCGGTAAATGCGATTACCGGCGTCGTCAGAGCCGGGGCACCCGAAGCGATCGTGGTAACCGATCCGGCCTCCACGCCCTAA
- a CDS encoding fused MFS/spermidine synthase, with amino-acid sequence MSAFLLFQVQPLIAKIILPWFGGSASVWSTALLFFQAVLLGGYAYAHGSIRLLPPRAGAVLHTALLVVSCVLLPILPSPALKLDGAGDPTIRILVLLALTVGLPYFMLSSTSPMLQAWYGRRKALGNPYRLFALSNAGSLLALLSFPVFVEPNLTSHVQAYVWSGAYAVFVIFCGVAAWIGRPPRDPERVVAAGIDTRSTVRVRELARWAYLAAVPSTLLLAVTEHLTQNVAPIPLLWVLPLSTYLLTFVLAFESDRIYRRAVVLPVLPIALGAMAYLIYGNMGNISLQVQVPVFLAGLFVCCLACHGELASRRPATAQLTLYYFMVALGGAIGGVFVAVVAPHLFRSYAELPIALVACALAVAGVLWNVRFASVRPAVAHFVFAASILVFAASLISQETTLAADAHLRVRNFYGALRIVDGGGERDLYHGTIRHGGQLLVDTAGRRATTYYGPNSGIGRALRALGADRPVKVGIAGLGAGVLMSYSRPGDVYRIYEINPLVAQIARNAFTFYSASPADKQISLGDARLVLEREPDQGFDLLAVDAFSGDAIPTHLLTREAFALYLRHLRPDGILAIHVTNRYLNLVPVIAANAERFRRRATVFYDDGQDAAYLAYSTWVLVTADDRWFRARSFVTADSAPAQVPRGFHAWSDDYSNLYEVLKLGRPQVVEMKLWPVAPGAALGPIRLRTSIGDAIALLGPATGGEKLRDGTVLYRWFESPKNTGIGIRTDRSGVVEAVWTIGDRRYLTREGLQVGSPLSAVESAMGKPSRVSVTRAPAIQTLWYDSRGVWFGIDFDTSHTAFRTVYAIGVTAPK; translated from the coding sequence TTGAGCGCGTTTCTGCTGTTCCAGGTCCAGCCGCTAATTGCCAAGATCATCTTGCCCTGGTTCGGCGGATCGGCTTCTGTCTGGAGTACGGCGCTGCTCTTTTTCCAGGCCGTTCTGCTTGGCGGCTACGCATATGCGCATGGTTCGATCCGGCTGCTACCGCCGAGGGCAGGGGCCGTCCTCCACACCGCTCTGTTGGTCGTGAGCTGTGTCCTACTGCCGATCTTGCCGTCGCCGGCGCTGAAGCTCGACGGCGCCGGGGACCCGACGATCCGGATTCTCGTGCTGCTGGCTTTGACCGTTGGACTACCGTATTTCATGCTGTCGTCGACCAGCCCGATGCTCCAAGCGTGGTACGGGAGGCGCAAAGCCCTCGGCAATCCGTACCGTCTGTTCGCGTTGTCGAACGCTGGGTCGCTGCTGGCGCTGCTGAGTTTCCCCGTGTTCGTCGAACCGAATCTCACATCGCACGTCCAGGCCTACGTGTGGAGCGGCGCCTATGCCGTCTTCGTCATCTTCTGTGGGGTCGCCGCGTGGATCGGCCGGCCGCCGCGCGACCCCGAACGGGTCGTCGCGGCAGGAATCGATACGCGCTCCACGGTCCGCGTTCGGGAACTGGCGCGATGGGCATACCTTGCCGCCGTGCCGTCGACATTGCTCCTTGCCGTGACGGAGCACCTCACGCAGAACGTTGCCCCCATCCCGCTGTTGTGGGTGCTTCCGCTGTCGACGTACCTTCTGACGTTTGTACTCGCGTTCGAGAGCGACAGGATCTACCGGCGCGCCGTGGTGTTGCCGGTGCTGCCGATCGCGTTGGGCGCCATGGCGTACCTGATTTACGGCAACATGGGCAACATTTCGCTCCAAGTCCAAGTGCCCGTGTTTCTCGCCGGATTGTTTGTGTGTTGCTTGGCGTGCCACGGCGAACTGGCGAGCCGCAGGCCGGCGACGGCTCAATTGACACTGTACTACTTCATGGTTGCGCTCGGCGGCGCCATCGGTGGGGTCTTTGTTGCGGTCGTCGCGCCGCATCTGTTTCGCTCGTACGCCGAGCTGCCGATCGCGCTCGTCGCGTGCGCGCTGGCCGTCGCGGGTGTGCTGTGGAACGTCCGTTTTGCCTCGGTGCGCCCCGCGGTTGCGCATTTCGTGTTCGCGGCGAGCATCCTGGTGTTTGCCGCCTCGCTGATCAGCCAGGAGACGACGCTTGCCGCGGATGCGCACCTCCGAGTCCGCAACTTTTACGGCGCGCTTCGCATCGTGGACGGTGGCGGCGAACGCGACCTGTATCACGGCACGATCCGCCACGGCGGACAGTTGCTCGTGGACACGGCGGGTCGCCGCGCCACCACCTACTACGGACCCAATTCCGGCATCGGGCGGGCGCTGCGCGCATTGGGGGCCGATCGACCCGTCAAGGTCGGGATCGCCGGCCTGGGCGCCGGTGTGCTGATGAGCTACAGCCGGCCCGGCGACGTTTATCGAATTTATGAAATCAATCCGTTGGTGGCGCAGATCGCGCGGAATGCATTCACCTTCTATTCTGCCTCACCGGCCGATAAGCAAATTTCCCTCGGTGACGCCCGGCTTGTGTTGGAGCGGGAGCCAGACCAGGGCTTCGATCTGCTGGCCGTCGACGCATTTTCGGGCGACGCCATCCCGACGCACCTTCTGACCCGCGAGGCCTTCGCCTTGTACCTGCGCCATCTAAGACCGGACGGCATCCTCGCCATACATGTGACAAACCGATACCTTAACCTGGTCCCGGTCATCGCGGCCAATGCGGAGCGGTTCAGGCGTCGCGCGACGGTGTTCTATGACGACGGCCAGGACGCCGCGTATCTCGCGTATTCCACATGGGTGCTGGTTACGGCCGATGACCGGTGGTTTAGGGCGCGGAGTTTTGTGACCGCCGACAGCGCGCCGGCCCAGGTGCCGCGGGGATTCCATGCTTGGTCTGATGACTACAGCAACCTCTATGAGGTACTAAAACTGGGCAGGCCGCAGGTAGTCGAAATGAAACTGTGGCCGGTGGCACCGGGCGCCGCATTGGGCCCGATCCGCCTTCGGACCTCCATCGGCGACGCGATCGCGCTCCTGGGACCGGCGACGGGTGGAGAGAAGCTTCGGGACGGTACAGTCTTATATCGTTGGTTCGAGTCTCCAAAGAACACCGGTATCGGAATTCGTACGGACCGGTCGGGCGTTGTGGAGGCAGTCTGGACGATCGGCGATCGACGATACCTCACGCGTGAAGGACTGCAGGTCGGAAGCCCGCTGTCCGCGGTCGAATCGGCGATGGGCAAGCCGTCTCGGGTCAGCGTGACTCGCGCGCCGGCAATACAGACACTTTGGTACGATTCGCGGGGTGTGTGGTTTGGGATCGACTTCGACACGAGCCACACAGCATTTCGCACGGTTTACGCGATCGGTGTGACTGCTCCGAAATAA